Proteins from one Salvelinus sp. IW2-2015 linkage group LG32, ASM291031v2, whole genome shotgun sequence genomic window:
- the fggy gene encoding FGGY carbohydrate kinase domain-containing protein isoform X1, with protein MAGSDSVEWYYVGVDVGTASVRAALVTREGQVKTTAEEVVTIWKPHSDHYVQSSTDIWAKCCSTVRKVTQGVQRNQVRGVGFDATCSLVVLDQNFQPVAVNQDGEAERNVVMWMDHRAAEQAARITSTGHRVLSRVGGVMSPEMQPPKLLWLKENLRATCWRDAAHFLDLPDFLSWKATASLARSLCTVVCKWTYCPTEKWDTSFWTAIGLEDLLENDHSKIGSVTCCPGSPVGEGLTQEAAAELGLDTGTAVGASLIDAHAGGLGVIGADVRGFSLPCEDQPITSRMAMICGTSSCHMAISQGPLFVPGVWGPYLSGMVPELWLNEGGQSATGRLIDHVVKGHVAYPQLQEQAVKGGEHIYSYLNRHLSSMAKDLGAPVELLASSLHVWPDFHGNRSPLADPTLRGAVVGLPLSQTLDDLALLYLATVQALALGTQHILEAMTQAGHDITTLFLCGGLSKNPLYVQIHANATGLPLVLPAQTEAVLVGAAVLGACASHDYSSILEAMEKMAKVGKVVQPDHELWSFYRKKHSVFLRLHVHQREYMALMND; from the exons ATGGCTGGGTCGGACTCAGTAGAGTGGTACTATGTGGGGGTGGACGTGGGGACAGCCAGTGTGAGGGCTGCTCTAGTCACCAGGGAGGGCCAAGTAAAGACCACTGCAGAGGAGGTGGTCACCATCTGGAAACCTCACTCAGACCATTATGTCCAGTCATCCACTGACATTTGGGCTAAGTGCTGTAGCACAGTCCGG AAAGTAACCCAGGGAGTGCAGAGGAATCAGGTCAGAGGGGTAGGTTTTGATGCCACCTGTTCCCTAGTGGTCCTGGACCAGAACTTTCAGCCTGTAGCTGTCAACCAGGATG GTGAGGCTGAGAGGAACGTGGTGATGTGGATGGACCATCGCGCTGCAGAGCAGGCTGCACGCATCACCAGCACTGGCCACAGGGTCCTGAGCAGGGTGGGAGGGGTAATGTCACCAGAGATGCAGCCCCCCAAGCTGCTCTGGCTGAAAGAG AACCTGAGAGCGACATGCTGGAGGGACGCTGCCCACTTTCTGGACCTCCCTGACTTCTTGTCCTGGAAAGCCACAGCTTCTCTGGCCAG GTCCTTATGTACTGTGGTCTGTAAGTGGACCTATTGCCCCACAGAAAAATGGGACACCAGCTTCTGGACAGCCATTGGTTTGGAGGACTTACTGGAAAACGACCATTCCAAAATAG GCAGTGTGACCTGCTGTCCAGGGAGCCCAGTGGGAGAAGGCCTTACCCAAGAAGCTGCAGCCGAACTGGGGCTGGACACGGGCACCGCAGTGGGAGCCTCCCTCATCGATGCCCACGCTGGAGGCCTAG GTGTGATTGGTGCAGACGTGAGGGGGTTCTCCCTGCCCTGTGAGGACCAGCCAATCACGTCACGCATGGCCATGATCTGTGGAACATCTTCCTGTCACATGGCG ATCAGCCAGGGGCCCCTGTTTGTACCGGGTGTGTGGGGACCGTACCTGTCCGGCATGGTGCCTGAGTTGTGGCTCAACGAGGGAGGACAGAGTGCTACTGGAAGACTG ATTGACCATGTGGTGAAAGGTCATGTAGCCTACCCCCAGCTACAGGAGCAGGCGGTGAAAGG TGGGGAGCATATCTACAGTTACCTGAACAGACACCTGTCCTCCATGGCTAAAGACCTGGGGGCTCCCGTAGAGCTGCTGGCCTCCAGCCTCCACGTCTGGCCAGACTTTCATGGCAACCGCTCCCCCCTGGCAGACCCCACTCTGAGGGGCGCG gtggtTGGGCTGCCATTGTCCCAGACCCTGGATGACCTGGCCCTGCTTTACCTTGCTACTGTACAGGCACTGGCT CTGGGCACCCAGCATATCCTAGAGGCCATGACACAGGCAGGACATGACATCACAACCCTCTTCCTGTGTGGGGGGTTGAGTAAGAATCCTCTTTATGTGCAGATTCACGCCAATGCCACAG GGTTGCCCTTGGTGCTTCCTGCCCAGACAGAGGCTGTGTTGGTGGGAGCAGCAGTCCTAGGTGCCTGTGCTTCCCATGATTATAGCTCCATACTG GAGGCGATGGAGAAAATGGCCAAAGTGGGAAAAGTTGTTCAGCCTGACCACGAGCTCtggag CTTTTACAGGAAGAAGCACTCTGTGTTCCTGCGCCTCCATGTCCACCAGAGGGAGTACATGGCCCTTATGAATGACTGA
- the fggy gene encoding FGGY carbohydrate kinase domain-containing protein isoform X2, with protein MAGSDSVEWYYVGVDVGTASVRAALVTREGQVKTTAEEVVTIWKPHSDHYVQSSTDIWAKCCSTVRKVTQGVQRNQVRGVGFDATCSLVVLDQNFQPVAVNQDGEAERNVVMWMDHRAAEQAARITSTGHRVLSRVGGVMSPEMQPPKLLWLKENLRATCWRDAAHFLDLPDFLSWKATASLARSLCTVVCKWTYCPTEKWDTSFWTAIGLEDLLENDHSKIGSVTCCPGSPVGEGLTQEAAAELGLDTGTAVGASLIDAHAGGLGVIGADVRGFSLPCEDQPITSRMAMICGTSSCHMAISQGPLFVPGVWGPYLSGMVPELWLNEGGQSATGRLIDHVVKGHVAYPQLQEQAVKGGEHIYSYLNRHLSSMAKDLGAPVELLASSLHVWPDFHGNRSPLADPTLRGALGTQHILEAMTQAGHDITTLFLCGGLSKNPLYVQIHANATGLPLVLPAQTEAVLVGAAVLGACASHDYSSILEAMEKMAKVGKVVQPDHELWSFYRKKHSVFLRLHVHQREYMALMND; from the exons ATGGCTGGGTCGGACTCAGTAGAGTGGTACTATGTGGGGGTGGACGTGGGGACAGCCAGTGTGAGGGCTGCTCTAGTCACCAGGGAGGGCCAAGTAAAGACCACTGCAGAGGAGGTGGTCACCATCTGGAAACCTCACTCAGACCATTATGTCCAGTCATCCACTGACATTTGGGCTAAGTGCTGTAGCACAGTCCGG AAAGTAACCCAGGGAGTGCAGAGGAATCAGGTCAGAGGGGTAGGTTTTGATGCCACCTGTTCCCTAGTGGTCCTGGACCAGAACTTTCAGCCTGTAGCTGTCAACCAGGATG GTGAGGCTGAGAGGAACGTGGTGATGTGGATGGACCATCGCGCTGCAGAGCAGGCTGCACGCATCACCAGCACTGGCCACAGGGTCCTGAGCAGGGTGGGAGGGGTAATGTCACCAGAGATGCAGCCCCCCAAGCTGCTCTGGCTGAAAGAG AACCTGAGAGCGACATGCTGGAGGGACGCTGCCCACTTTCTGGACCTCCCTGACTTCTTGTCCTGGAAAGCCACAGCTTCTCTGGCCAG GTCCTTATGTACTGTGGTCTGTAAGTGGACCTATTGCCCCACAGAAAAATGGGACACCAGCTTCTGGACAGCCATTGGTTTGGAGGACTTACTGGAAAACGACCATTCCAAAATAG GCAGTGTGACCTGCTGTCCAGGGAGCCCAGTGGGAGAAGGCCTTACCCAAGAAGCTGCAGCCGAACTGGGGCTGGACACGGGCACCGCAGTGGGAGCCTCCCTCATCGATGCCCACGCTGGAGGCCTAG GTGTGATTGGTGCAGACGTGAGGGGGTTCTCCCTGCCCTGTGAGGACCAGCCAATCACGTCACGCATGGCCATGATCTGTGGAACATCTTCCTGTCACATGGCG ATCAGCCAGGGGCCCCTGTTTGTACCGGGTGTGTGGGGACCGTACCTGTCCGGCATGGTGCCTGAGTTGTGGCTCAACGAGGGAGGACAGAGTGCTACTGGAAGACTG ATTGACCATGTGGTGAAAGGTCATGTAGCCTACCCCCAGCTACAGGAGCAGGCGGTGAAAGG TGGGGAGCATATCTACAGTTACCTGAACAGACACCTGTCCTCCATGGCTAAAGACCTGGGGGCTCCCGTAGAGCTGCTGGCCTCCAGCCTCCACGTCTGGCCAGACTTTCATGGCAACCGCTCCCCCCTGGCAGACCCCACTCTGAGGGGCGCG CTGGGCACCCAGCATATCCTAGAGGCCATGACACAGGCAGGACATGACATCACAACCCTCTTCCTGTGTGGGGGGTTGAGTAAGAATCCTCTTTATGTGCAGATTCACGCCAATGCCACAG GGTTGCCCTTGGTGCTTCCTGCCCAGACAGAGGCTGTGTTGGTGGGAGCAGCAGTCCTAGGTGCCTGTGCTTCCCATGATTATAGCTCCATACTG GAGGCGATGGAGAAAATGGCCAAAGTGGGAAAAGTTGTTCAGCCTGACCACGAGCTCtggag CTTTTACAGGAAGAAGCACTCTGTGTTCCTGCGCCTCCATGTCCACCAGAGGGAGTACATGGCCCTTATGAATGACTGA
- the LOC111956675 gene encoding transcription factor Jun, whose translation MPTKMEATLYDESVNGQQGAVGGYHGFNPKTLKQSMTLNLNDPKMFKPHLRAKAIDILTSPDVGLLKLASPELERLIIQSCNGLTTPTPTQFLCPKNITDEQEGFAEGFVKALAELHYQQHMPNGSSDAQANAANDMEPSSTVSDSPIPYSCTVRPEPPEYTNLGTFSRAVSSASALNGDRHSSVSYTAVPSQTHIEPQRPPQHPRLHHARLQSFKEEPQTVPEMSGDTPPLSPINMESQERIKAERKRLRNRVAASKCRKRKLERISRLEDRVKNLKTQHTELVSSANVLRDELALLKQKVMDHVNSGCQLILTQQLQAF comes from the coding sequence ATGCCCACCAAGATGGAAGCTACATTATATGACGAATCTGTAAATGGTCAGCAAGGCGCAGTGGGCGGATATCATGGGTTTAACCCGAAAACCCTGAAGCAGAGCATGACACTGAACCTCAACGACCCTAAAATGTTTAAACCTCATCTGCGGGCGAAAGCTATCGACATCCTGACATCCCCTGATGTGGGATTATTAAAACTGGCTTCCCCTGAATTGGAAAGGCTTATCATCCAGTCCTGCAATGGGCTGACGACTCCGACCCCAACTCAGTTCCTCTGTCCCAAGAACATCACCGACGAGCAAGAGGGTTTTGCCGAGGGATTCGTAAAGGCGCTCGCGGAGCTTCATTATCAACAGCATATGCCCAATGGCAGCTCAGACGCTCAAGCCAATGCTGCCAACGACATGGAACCCTCATCTACTGTGTCGGACAGTCCTATACCCTACAGCTGCACGGTGCGCCCCGAGCCACCTGAATACACAAACTTGGGCACTTTCAGTCGGGCTGTCAGCTCTGCGTCGGCACTTAACGGCGACAGACACTCCTCCGTTAGTTACACAGCCGTCCCGTCCCAAACCCACATCGAGCCCCAGCGGCCACCCCAGCATCCACGGCTACATCATGCTCGGCTACAGTCATTCAAAGAGGAGCCCCAGACGGTGCCCGAGATGAGCGGCGATACCCCTCCGCTGTCTCCTATCAACATGGAGAGCCAGGAGCGGATAAAAGCCGAGAGAAAGCGCTTGAGAAACAGGGTGGCCGCGTCCAAATGCCGGAAAAGGAAACTGGAGAGAATCTCGAGGCTGGAGGACAGGGTCAAAAACCTGAAGACCCAACACACAGAGTTGGTCTCCTCTGCCAACGTGCTCCGGGACGAACTGGCACTGCTCAAACAGAAGGTCATGGACCACGTTAACAGCGGGTGCCAACTCATATTAACGCAGCAGCTCCAGGCGTTCTGA
- the tada1 gene encoding transcriptional adapter 1, whose translation MAAHASELEIAKKNLTEAIGDNVKHYWANLKLWFKQKISKEEFDIEARRLLAQDNVHVHNDFLLAILTRCQIIISTPEGAGSLQWAGGPASKPGKPAKGKKKFSSRQKFDHRFQPQNPLSAAQPFSPREAGGEEDELKLSAHTLLLPTRGQLEARMMVTAFELGLDNVMEDAVSTMIHAVENHLKDVLTAVVSRRKAYRLRDGHFLYAFGSHVTPQPYLKNSLAAYQIVTECPPPSASLPAGPPPQVSPDNTEQQAALLLACSGDSLPAPLPPISMFDLLEALQVHRGVMPSHTMYALNMERILSRLWHPSHEELEQDHVHRQRHAGKDGLLVS comes from the exons ATGGCAGCCCATGCTAGTGAGCTTGAAATTGCTAAGAAAAATTTAACAGAAGCAATTGGTGATAATGTCAAACA TTACTGGGCGAACTTGAAACTGTGGTTCAAACAGAAGATAAGCAAGGAAGAGTTTGACATCGAGGCTCGTCGCCTTTTGGCACAAGACAACG TTCATGTCCACAATGACTTTCTCCTGGCCATTCTCACTCGTTGTCAGATCATCATCTCCAcaccag AGGGTGCTGGATCTTTGCAATGGGCAGGTGGCCCAGCCTCCAAGCCTGGCAAGCCCGCCAAAGGAAAGAAGAAGTTCTCCTCCAGACAGAAATTTGAT CATCGTTTCCAGCCCCAGAACCCTCTGAGTGCAGCCCAGCCCTTTAGCCCGCGGGAGGCGGGGGGTGAGGAGGACGAACTGAAACTTAGTGCCCATACCTTGCTGCTGCCCACCCGTGGCCAGCTGGAGGCCCGCATGATGGTCACCGCCTTCGAGCTGGGCCTGGACAACGTCATGGAGGACGCTGTCAGCACCATGATCCACGCTGTGGAG AACCACCTGAAGGATGTGCTGACTGCCGTGGTGTCCAGGAGGAAGGCCTACCGGCTGCGTGACGGACACTTTCTCTACGCCTTCGGCAGTCATGTCACCCCACAGCCCTACTTGAAGAACAGCCTGGCTGCCTACCAAATCGTCACTGAATG CCCACCTCCCAGTGCGTCTCTCCCGGCGGGCCCACCCCCTCAGGTGTCACCAGACAATACTGAGCAGCAGGCTGCTCTCCTATTGGCCTGTTCCGGTGACAGTCTCCCTGCGCCCCTCCCTCCTATCAGCATGTTTGATCTCTTGGAAGCTTTACAG GTCCACCGGGGTGTGATGCCCTCTCACACCATGTATGCCCTGAACATGGAGCGTATCCTGTCCCGGCTGTGGCACCCAAGTCACGAGGAGCTGGAGCAGGACCATGTGCACCGCCAACGCCACGCAGGGAAGGACGGCCTGCTTGTcagctga